One Streptomyces sp. CG4 genomic window, TGCCCGTGCGGCAGCGGGAGGCGGTGGTCCTGCGCTACTGGGAGGACCTGACGGAGACCCAGGCGGCGGAGGCGATGGGCTGCTCGGTCGGCACGGTGAAGAGCAACGCGGCCAAGGGGATCGCGAAGCTCAGGGCCATACCGGCACTCGCCGAGACGGTGACGCACGGAGGGCGGAAGTGATGAGCGCGGACCGGGAGACCCATGAGAGGACCGAGATGACACAGACGGACATCGCCCTCCTGCTCGCGGATGCCGCGGACGAGGTCGAGATCGGTATACCCCCCGTGGAGGCGGTCGTCCGCGGCGGCCGCCGTCGCAGAGCCCGCCGCTGGGCGGTGGCGACGGCCACCGCCCTGGTGCTGGCGGGGTCGACGGGAGCGACGCTGGCGGTGACCGGGCTGCCCGGCCGCACCGACGGGCATACGACCGTGGCGACCCGGCCGACCACACCCGAGGCCCGGCATGTGTACGTGCCGCGGGTCACGGAAGTCGCACACGGCACGGACCGCGGCACGAGCTGGCGCGTGGTCGTGACCGTGTGGGGGGCGCCACGGGACAGGGCGGAAGCGGCGGGGCAGCTGGCCGCGATGAGGAAGTACGGCCTTGAGTCGGCCCTGCTCCCCGACGGCCGGAACCTGATCGGCAAGACCTCGCACTACTCGAACCTGTACTACGGCGACAACCACCCCAGAACGCTCATCTTCGGCACGGACGAGAAGTGGGAGCCCCTCTCCGGCACGGAGCTGATGTCGGGGGCCGTACCCCTGGCCAAGGGGAACACCGACGGCCCCGAGCGGCTCGTGGTGGGCTCGGTCGCCACCACCGCCCGGCAGGTCAAGTGCGGCTGGAAGAACGGCACCAGCACCGTGGCCCTGCCCGTGCCGGTGGCTGGCTCCCCGGTGAACTGGTTCGCGTGCACGGCCCCGGAAGAGACGAGCTATCTGAACGCGGAGGTGATCCAGTAGCGCACGTGACTCACAGCCACCCCTGCTGACGGGCCTCCCGTACCGCCTCCGCGCGATTCCGGGTGCCGGTCTTGCCGATCGCCGAGGAGAGGTAGTTGCGGACGGTGGACTCGGACAGATGCAGCCGGCCCGCGATGTCGGCCACCGTCGCCCCGTCCACGGACGCCTTCAGCACATCGCACTCACGGGCCGTCAGCGGGTTCGGGCCGGCGCTGAGCGCGGCGGCGGCCAGCGCCGGGTCGACGACGGTCTCCCCGGTGAGCACGCGCCGGATCGCCGCGGCCAGTTCTTCCACGGGCCCGTCCTTGACGAGGAACCCGGCCGCCCCGGCCTCCATGGCCCGGCGTAGATAGCCGGGCCGGCCGAAAGTGGTGAGGATCAGCACCCGGCAGTCGGGTGCCTGCTCCCGCAGCTCGGCCGCCGCGTCAAGCCCACTGATGCCGGGCAGTTCGATGTCCAGCAGGGCCACGTCCGGCCGGTGCAGCAGCGCCGCCTCGACGATCGCGTCACCCCGGGAGAGCTGGGCGACGACCTCGATGTCGTCCTCCATGCCGAGCAGCAGCGCGAGCGCCCCGCGCATCATGCCCTGGTCCTCGGCGAGCAGCACCCGAATGCACTTGGCGGGCCGATGGTCCCGGGGCATCTCGTTCATGGGCTCAGGTTACGGCCATCGGGCCGATCGGCCCGGTCGTGCCGAGGGTTTTGCGGTCATCGTCTGACTGGTGTCTGAAGAGCCGGGTTTCTTCCGGTAGTTGCCCTGCTTTCACCGGTCGCCAGCAAAGAATCCGCCTGATTCGGTGCAGCGGGGGTTGACGGCCGCGGATGGTGTGCAAACAATCGCCCCTGCATTTCCGAAATCCCCTCGCAATTTTGCAGTCGAATGGGTTCGGTATTTCGATCGAACGACGTCCGAAATACCGAACAGAGCTGCCCCGAGACGAACCGAGGTGCACACCTTGCTCCCCGAACCCCCCCGCCTCCCGCGCCTTCCGCGGCTTCTGCGCCTCCCGCGCCCGAGGCGCCTGAGAAGCGCCGCGCTGTCCGTGCTCGCCGTCTGCGCGACGCTCGCCGCGCTGCTCCTCGGCGTCGGTGCACCCCAGGCCGCCGCCGCGAGTTCGCTGCCCTGTGACGTCTACGCCGCCGCGGGCACCCCCTGTGTCGCCGCGCACAGCCTGGTCCGGGCGCTGTACTCCTCGTACAACGGCTCGCTCTACCAGGTGCAGCGGGCCTCCGACGGGGCCACCGCGAACATCGGTCTGCTGTCCGCCGGCGGATACGCCAACGCGGCTGCCCAGGACTCCTTCTGCTCCGGCACGACCTGCATCATCACCAAGATCTACGACCAGTCCGCGCGCCACAACGACCTCACGATCGAGGGCGCGGGCGGCGCCGGCAAGGCCGATGTCGGGGCGCCCGCCGACGCGCTCCCGGTGACCGTCGGCGGCCACCAGGTCTACGGCCTGGAGATCTCCGCCGGCATGGGCTACCGGAACGACTCCACCTCCGGTGTCGCCACCAACGGCGGTGCCGAGGGGATGTACATGGTGACGTCCGGTACCCATGTCAACGGCGCCTGCTGCTTCGACTACGGCAACGCCGAGACCAACAACAAGGACACCGGCAACGGGCACATGGACGCCATCAACTTCGGCACCGAGTGCTGGTTCTCGCCCTGCTACGGACAGGGCCCCTGGGTGCAGGCCGACCTGGAGAACGGCCTGTTCCAGTCGGACGCCGGATACAGCAAGAACACCTCCAACACCGGCACCGGACAGCTGCCTTTCGTGACCGCGCTGCTCAAGAACAACGGCCAGAACCATTTCGCGCTGAAATACGGGAATGCGCAATCGGGCGGGCTGACGACCACCTATTCCGGGGGTGAGCCGACCACCAGTGGCTACTCGCCGATGCACCAGGAGGGCGCGATCGTCCTCGGCACCGGCGGCGACAACAGCAACGGCTCCATCGGCTCCTTCTTCGAGGGCGTCATGACCTCCGGCATCCCGACCGACGCCGCCGACAACACCGTCCAGTCGAACATCGTCTCCGTCGGTTACGGCGGCGCGACCGGCAGCACCGGCACGCTGGGCGCCGGATCGGAGATCTCACTGCGCGCCACCACCTCCTGCTGCACCGGCGACTACGTCCGCCACCAGAACGACGCCGGCGTCGTCTCCGCCATCACCTCCAGCAGCTCCAGCCTGGACAAGAACGACGCCACCTGGATCGTCCGCAAGGGGCTCGCCGACAGCTCCTGCGTCTCCTTCGAATCGCGCAACTACCCCGGCGACTTCCTGCGCCACTACAACTACAAGCTCTACCGGCAGCCCATGGACGGCACCGCCCAGTTCCGCGCCGACGCCACCTTCTGCCCGCAGACCGGCAAGAGCGGCACGGGCACCTCGTTCGCCTCGTACAACTACCCGACCCGATATCTGCGCCACTACGACTACAACCTGTACATAGCGAGCGACGGCGGGTCGAACGACTTCGACAACAGCACGTCCTGGACGAACGACGTCAGCTGGGCGGTCAGCTCGCCCTGGGCGCCGTAGCCACCGCGTCCGCGAGCTGCGCCGACTGCACCGGCAGTTCGGCGGTCACCGTGAAACCGCCGCGTGGCGACGGGCCGGCCGTGAGCGAGCCGCCCGCCGCCGCGAGGCGCTCGGCCAGCCCCTTCAGGCCCGTACCGCCGATGCCCGGCTGCGGCCGGCTCGCGGGCGTGCCGCTGCCGTTGTCGGTGACCGTCAGCCGGACCTGCTCGGTGCCGCTGTCCACGGTGATCTCACAGCGGCCGGCGTCGCTGTGCCGGACCACGTTGGTGACCGCCTCGCGCACCACCCAGCCGAGCAGCGCCTCGGTCTGCGGTTCCAGCGGCGTACCGGACTGCCGTACCACGGGCTCCACGCTCGCCGCGGACAGCGCCGAGCGGGCCCGGGTCAGCTCGGTGGCGAGGCTGCCCTCCCGGTAGCCGGTCACCGCCTCCCGGATCTCGGTGAGCGCCTGCCGGCCCACCGACTCGATGTCCGTGATCTGACCCAGTGCCGCGTCCATGTCGCGCTGGGCCAGCCGCCGGGCCGCCTCCGACTTCACCACGATCACCGACAGCGTGTGGCCCAGCAGATCGTGCAGATCCCGCGAGAAACGCAGCCGTTCCTTCTCCACCGCGCGCCGGGCCAGCTCCTCCCGGGCGGCACGCAGCTCCCGTACCGCCTCGGACAGACCGAGGATCGCGGCGGTCACCATGCTGGAGAGGAAGGTGGCGTAGGCGATGTTCATCGCGTCCGAGCCCTCGCGGACGCCGGAGATCGCCCCCGCGTACGCGGCGAGCAGCAGACCCGTGCGGCCCAGCCAGGGGCCGCGCAGGGTGGCGCCGACCGCGAGGCCCAGCAGCGGGAAGAACATCAGCCAGTTGCCGCCGTAGCCGAGGGCCAGACCCGTGGTCAGCAGGCCCATGAGCCCGAGCGCCACCCGGGTGGAAGTCGCCTCGCGCGTCTCCCGGTGGAAGGCACGGAACGTGACGTAGATGTACAGAGAGTTGAAGGCCAGCAGGCCCAGGCCGCCGATCAGCGGGTTCGGGGTCTTGCCCTGGAGCAGGTTGGAGAAGGCCCCCATCCCCATCAGCAGCCAGGGCAGCAGCGCGAAGCCGGTGGGCGGCGGGCCCGGATGGTCGACGTCCGGGACCTTGCCCGTCTTGCCCGCGGCCCGCTGCGCTGCCTTGAAACGCTCGTGCTCCGCCTTCCAGTGCGCGTGCTCCGCCTTCCACTTGAGCCGTGTCGCCCGCCAGGCCCGCACCTGGCACCGTGCTCTGCGCCACACCGACATATCCGTGTTCCCCCGATCAGCTGGTCCCCGCTCCCTGGCGGTACGACACGATGATGGCACCCAGGCCCGGGGTGCGCTCCCGCGCGCCGACGGTGCTCGACCGGGCTGTCCACGACGCTAGAGAAGCCG contains:
- a CDS encoding sensor histidine kinase, coding for MSVWRRARCQVRAWRATRLKWKAEHAHWKAEHERFKAAQRAAGKTGKVPDVDHPGPPPTGFALLPWLLMGMGAFSNLLQGKTPNPLIGGLGLLAFNSLYIYVTFRAFHRETREATSTRVALGLMGLLTTGLALGYGGNWLMFFPLLGLAVGATLRGPWLGRTGLLLAAYAGAISGVREGSDAMNIAYATFLSSMVTAAILGLSEAVRELRAAREELARRAVEKERLRFSRDLHDLLGHTLSVIVVKSEAARRLAQRDMDAALGQITDIESVGRQALTEIREAVTGYREGSLATELTRARSALSAASVEPVVRQSGTPLEPQTEALLGWVVREAVTNVVRHSDAGRCEITVDSGTEQVRLTVTDNGSGTPASRPQPGIGGTGLKGLAERLAAAGGSLTAGPSPRGGFTVTAELPVQSAQLADAVATAPRAS
- a CDS encoding alpha-L-arabinofuranosidase B; its protein translation is MLPEPPRLPRLPRLLRLPRPRRLRSAALSVLAVCATLAALLLGVGAPQAAAASSLPCDVYAAAGTPCVAAHSLVRALYSSYNGSLYQVQRASDGATANIGLLSAGGYANAAAQDSFCSGTTCIITKIYDQSARHNDLTIEGAGGAGKADVGAPADALPVTVGGHQVYGLEISAGMGYRNDSTSGVATNGGAEGMYMVTSGTHVNGACCFDYGNAETNNKDTGNGHMDAINFGTECWFSPCYGQGPWVQADLENGLFQSDAGYSKNTSNTGTGQLPFVTALLKNNGQNHFALKYGNAQSGGLTTTYSGGEPTTSGYSPMHQEGAIVLGTGGDNSNGSIGSFFEGVMTSGIPTDAADNTVQSNIVSVGYGGATGSTGTLGAGSEISLRATTSCCTGDYVRHQNDAGVVSAITSSSSSLDKNDATWIVRKGLADSSCVSFESRNYPGDFLRHYNYKLYRQPMDGTAQFRADATFCPQTGKSGTGTSFASYNYPTRYLRHYDYNLYIASDGGSNDFDNSTSWTNDVSWAVSSPWAP
- a CDS encoding response regulator transcription factor, with translation MPRDHRPAKCIRVLLAEDQGMMRGALALLLGMEDDIEVVAQLSRGDAIVEAALLHRPDVALLDIELPGISGLDAAAELREQAPDCRVLILTTFGRPGYLRRAMEAGAAGFLVKDGPVEELAAAIRRVLTGETVVDPALAAAALSAGPNPLTARECDVLKASVDGATVADIAGRLHLSESTVRNYLSSAIGKTGTRNRAEAVREARQQGWL